From the Streptomyces syringium genome, one window contains:
- a CDS encoding RNA polymerase sigma factor, with protein sequence MSASTSRTLPPEIAESESLMALIEQGKAEGQIAGDDVRRAFEADQIPPTQWKNVLRSLNQVLDEEGVTLMVSAAEAPKRTRKSVAAKSPAKRTATKAVSSKTVTARSASSASVTSAQAGAYGDDEGDEAMGAPAKKTAAKKATAKKTVAKKATAKKTAAKKTASKKDADELLDDEIVEETPTPGKGDEEDETGENKGFVLSDDDEDDAPAQQVAVAGATADPVKDYLKQIGKVPLLNAEQEVELAKRIEAGLFAEDKLANSDKLAPKLKRELEIIAEDGRRAKNHLLEANLRLVVSLAKRYTGRGMLFLDLIQEGNLGLIRAVEKFDYTKGYKFSTYATWWIRQAITRAMADQARTIRIPVHMVEVINKLARVQRQMLQDLGREPTPEELAKELDMTPEKVIEVQKYGREPISLHTPLGEDGDSEFGDLIEDSEAVVPADAVSFTLLQEQLHSVLDTLSEREAGVVSMRFGLTDGQPKTLDEIGKVYGVTRERIRQIESKTMSKLRHPSRSQVLRDYLD encoded by the coding sequence GTGTCGGCCAGCACATCCCGTACGCTCCCGCCGGAGATCGCCGAATCCGAGTCTCTGATGGCGCTCATCGAGCAGGGAAAGGCCGAGGGGCAGATCGCCGGCGACGACGTGCGTCGGGCCTTCGAGGCTGACCAGATTCCGCCAACCCAGTGGAAGAATGTTCTGCGCAGCCTCAACCAGGTCCTCGACGAGGAGGGTGTGACGCTGATGGTCAGTGCCGCAGAGGCGCCCAAGCGCACCCGCAAGAGCGTCGCAGCGAAGAGCCCGGCGAAGCGCACCGCCACCAAGGCCGTCTCGTCCAAGACGGTCACGGCCAGGTCCGCGTCCTCCGCGTCCGTCACGTCGGCCCAGGCCGGCGCGTACGGCGACGACGAGGGTGACGAGGCCATGGGCGCGCCCGCCAAGAAGACCGCCGCCAAGAAGGCGACGGCCAAGAAGACGGTGGCGAAGAAGGCCACCGCCAAGAAGACGGCGGCCAAGAAGACCGCCTCCAAGAAGGACGCCGACGAGCTTCTCGACGACGAGATCGTCGAGGAGACCCCCACCCCGGGCAAGGGTGACGAAGAAGACGAGACCGGCGAGAACAAGGGCTTCGTCCTCTCCGACGACGACGAGGACGACGCCCCCGCGCAGCAGGTCGCGGTGGCCGGTGCCACGGCCGACCCGGTCAAGGACTACCTCAAGCAGATCGGCAAGGTCCCCCTCCTCAACGCCGAGCAGGAGGTCGAGCTCGCCAAGCGCATCGAGGCCGGCCTGTTCGCCGAGGACAAGCTGGCGAACTCCGACAAGCTCGCGCCGAAGCTCAAGCGTGAGCTGGAGATCATCGCCGAGGACGGCCGCCGCGCCAAGAACCACCTCCTGGAGGCCAACCTCCGCCTGGTGGTCTCGCTGGCCAAGCGCTACACCGGCCGCGGCATGCTCTTCCTGGACCTCATCCAGGAAGGCAACCTCGGTCTGATCCGTGCGGTCGAGAAGTTCGACTACACCAAGGGTTACAAGTTCTCGACCTACGCGACCTGGTGGATCCGCCAGGCGATCACGCGCGCGATGGCCGACCAGGCCCGCACCATCCGTATCCCGGTGCACATGGTCGAGGTCATCAACAAGCTCGCGCGTGTCCAGCGCCAGATGCTCCAGGACCTGGGCCGCGAGCCCACCCCGGAGGAGCTGGCCAAGGAGCTCGACATGACCCCTGAGAAGGTCATCGAGGTCCAGAAGTACGGCCGTGAGCCGATCTCCCTCCACACCCCCCTGGGTGAGGACGGCGACAGCGAGTTCGGTGACCTCATCGAGGACTCCGAGGCGGTCGTGCCGGCCGACGCGGTCAGCTTCACGCTCCTCCAGGAGCAGCTGCACTCCGTCCTGGACACGCTCAGCGAGCGTGAGGCGGGCGTGGTCTCCATGCGCTTCGGTCTCACCGACGGTCAGCCGAAGACGCTCGACGAGATCGGCAAGGTCTACGGCGTGACGCGTGAGCGCATCCGTCAGATCGAGTCGAAGACGATGTCCAAGCTGCGTCACCCGTCGCGTTCGCAGGTCCTGCGCGACTACCTGGACTAA
- a CDS encoding DUF7455 domain-containing protein produces MTTVLTPASPLTAADRCDRCGAQAYLRVVLMSGGELLFCAHHGRKFEPELKKIAAEIQDETERLTAAPASASDEDR; encoded by the coding sequence GTGACTACTGTTCTGACCCCCGCGAGCCCGCTGACGGCCGCTGACCGCTGCGACCGGTGCGGCGCTCAGGCTTACCTGCGCGTCGTTCTCATGAGCGGCGGTGAACTGCTCTTCTGTGCTCACCATGGGCGCAAGTTCGAGCCAGAACTCAAGAAGATCGCCGCGGAGATACAGGACGAGACGGAGCGGCTGACCGCTGCCCCGGCGTCCGCGTCCGATGAGGACCGCTGA
- a CDS encoding DNA gyrase/topoisomerase IV subunit B gives MTAETSVPSTALLTGADRDGSNYTARHLLVLEGLEAVRKRPGMYIGSTDSRGLMHCLWEIIDNSVDEALGGYCDRIEVILHEDGSVEVRDNGRGIPVDVEPKTGLSGIEVVMTKLHAGGKFGGGSYAASGGLHGVGASVVNALSARLDVEVDRNSRTHAISFRRGVPGIFTESGPDAPFDPANGLLKGKKVPKTRTGTRVRYWADRQIFLKDAKLSLENLYGRARQTAFLVPGLTIVVRDERGIESETATEETFRYDGGISEFCEYLAQDKAVCDVLRLTGQGTFKETVPVLDDRGHMTPTEVTRELGVDIALRWGTGYDANVKSFVNIIATPKGGTHVAGFERSITKTVNEVLRSSKLLRVAEDDVVKDDAMEGLTAVVTVRLAEPQFEGQTKEVLGTSAASRIVANVVAKELKAFLASTKRDAKQQARAVLEKVVAAARTRIAARQHKEAQRRKTALESSSLPAKLADCRSDDVERSELFIVEGDSALGTAKLARNSEFQALLPIRGKILNVQKSSVSDMLKNAECGAIIQVIGAGSGRTFDIDAARYGKVIFLADADVDGAHIRCLLLTLFQRYMRPMVEEGRVFSAVPPLHRIELTRPKKGQDKYIYTYSDSELRQTLMDLDRKKVPYKDGIQRYKGLGEMDADQLAETTMDPRHRTLRRINISALEAAERAFDLLMGNEVAPRKEFITNSAATLDRSRIDA, from the coding sequence GTGACCGCCGAAACGTCCGTGCCGTCCACTGCGTTGCTGACCGGGGCAGACCGGGACGGATCCAACTACACCGCGCGGCACCTGCTCGTCCTCGAGGGTCTCGAAGCCGTCCGCAAGCGCCCCGGAATGTATATCGGCTCCACCGACAGCCGCGGTTTGATGCACTGCCTCTGGGAAATCATCGACAACTCCGTCGACGAGGCCCTCGGCGGATACTGCGACCGCATCGAGGTGATCCTCCACGAGGACGGCTCGGTGGAGGTGCGGGACAACGGCCGGGGCATCCCCGTGGACGTCGAGCCCAAGACCGGGCTGTCCGGCATCGAGGTCGTGATGACCAAGCTGCACGCCGGCGGAAAGTTCGGCGGCGGCTCGTACGCGGCCTCCGGCGGTCTGCACGGCGTCGGCGCGTCCGTCGTCAACGCGCTCTCCGCCCGCCTGGACGTCGAGGTCGACCGCAACAGCCGCACGCACGCGATCAGCTTCCGGCGCGGCGTCCCCGGCATCTTCACCGAATCCGGTCCGGACGCGCCCTTCGACCCGGCCAACGGCCTCCTCAAGGGCAAGAAGGTCCCCAAGACCCGCACCGGCACCCGGGTCCGCTACTGGGCGGACCGCCAGATCTTCCTCAAGGACGCCAAGCTCTCCCTGGAGAACCTCTACGGGCGGGCCCGGCAGACCGCGTTCCTCGTGCCGGGGCTGACCATCGTCGTCCGCGACGAGCGGGGGATCGAGAGCGAGACCGCCACCGAGGAGACCTTCCGCTACGACGGGGGCATCAGCGAGTTCTGCGAGTACCTCGCGCAGGACAAGGCCGTCTGCGACGTGCTCCGGCTGACCGGGCAGGGCACCTTCAAGGAGACCGTGCCGGTCCTCGACGATCGCGGCCACATGACCCCCACCGAGGTCACCCGTGAGCTCGGGGTGGACATCGCCCTGCGCTGGGGCACCGGCTACGACGCGAACGTGAAGTCCTTCGTCAACATCATCGCCACCCCCAAGGGCGGCACGCATGTGGCCGGATTCGAGCGCTCGATCACCAAGACCGTCAACGAGGTCCTGCGCTCGTCCAAGCTGCTGCGGGTCGCCGAGGACGACGTCGTCAAGGACGACGCCATGGAGGGGCTCACCGCGGTCGTGACCGTCCGGCTGGCCGAGCCGCAGTTCGAGGGGCAGACCAAGGAGGTCCTGGGCACCTCGGCCGCCTCGCGGATCGTGGCGAACGTGGTCGCCAAGGAGCTCAAGGCGTTCCTCGCCTCCACCAAGCGCGACGCCAAGCAGCAGGCGCGCGCCGTCCTGGAGAAGGTCGTCGCCGCGGCCCGCACCCGCATCGCCGCCCGGCAGCACAAGGAGGCCCAGCGGCGGAAGACCGCCCTGGAGTCCTCCTCGCTGCCGGCCAAGCTCGCCGACTGCCGCAGTGACGACGTCGAGCGCAGCGAGCTGTTCATCGTCGAGGGCGACTCGGCGCTGGGCACGGCCAAGCTGGCCCGGAATTCCGAATTCCAGGCTCTGCTGCCGATCCGCGGCAAGATCCTCAATGTCCAGAAGTCGTCGGTCTCCGACATGCTCAAGAACGCCGAGTGCGGCGCGATCATCCAGGTGATAGGAGCCGGGTCCGGCCGGACCTTCGACATCGACGCCGCGCGGTACGGGAAGGTCATCTTCCTCGCCGACGCCGATGTCGACGGCGCGCACATCCGCTGTCTGCTGCTCACGCTCTTCCAGCGCTACATGCGGCCGATGGTCGAGGAGGGCCGGGTCTTCTCGGCCGTCCCGCCGCTGCACCGGATCGAGCTGACCCGCCCGAAGAAGGGGCAGGACAAGTACATCTACACCTACTCCGACAGCGAGCTGCGCCAGACGCTGATGGACCTGGACCGCAAGAAGGTGCCGTACAAGGACGGCATCCAGCGCTACAAGGGCCTCGGTGAGATGGACGCCGACCAGCTCGCGGAGACCACGATGGACCCGCGTCACCGCACCCTGCGCCGGATCAACATCAGCGCCCTGGAGGCGGCCGAGCGCGCCTTCGACCTGCTGATGGGCAATGAGGTCGCGCCCCGCAAGGAGTTCATCACCAACTCCGCCGCCACCCTGGACCGCTCGCGCATCGACGCCTGA
- a CDS encoding DUF485 domain-containing protein codes for MENDDEGDAGTVRLKGDPTPCEPPAHREGRDTARDPSGVYREVQRSAAFREVRGRYRGFAFPVTVAFLGWYLGYLVLATTAPALMARPVAGALNVAMLLGLGQFATTFLLTWAYARHARLRRDPAALELRWAVALETRQGPARTGGPVPPTRREAR; via the coding sequence GTGGAGAACGACGACGAAGGCGATGCCGGAACGGTTCGCCTGAAGGGTGACCCCACCCCGTGCGAGCCGCCCGCGCACCGGGAGGGCCGGGACACGGCGCGCGACCCCTCGGGTGTCTACCGGGAGGTCCAGCGCAGTGCCGCCTTCCGTGAAGTGCGCGGCCGCTACCGAGGGTTCGCCTTCCCCGTGACCGTCGCCTTCCTCGGCTGGTACCTCGGTTATCTGGTGCTGGCGACCACCGCACCGGCCCTGATGGCCCGGCCCGTGGCCGGCGCGCTCAATGTCGCGATGCTCCTCGGGCTCGGCCAGTTCGCCACGACCTTCCTGCTCACCTGGGCCTACGCCCGGCACGCCCGGCTGCGGCGCGACCCGGCGGCCCTGGAGCTGCGCTGGGCGGTCGCGCTGGAGACCCGGCAGGGCCCGGCGCGGACGGGCGGCCCGGTCCCGCCGACGCGGAGGGAAGCGCGTTGA
- a CDS encoding solute symporter family protein, with translation MTGTHQGLALALFSVIVVVTLAISAWAGRVRRGSPEEFYAGGRMFSPMENGFAIAGDYMSAASFLGISGLIALYGYDGMLYSVGFLVAWLVVLFLVAELVRNCGRFTLADVLAARMGEPRVRTAAGISSVTVSVVYLVAQMVGAGSLMALLLGGPGGRARTWTVIGVGALMVLYVTLGGMRATTWIQIVKAVLLMGGTIALTTLVLIRFHGDLSALLTTAADRSGHGRDFLAPGLKYGGGWTARLDFISLGLALVLGTAGLPHILARFSTVPTARAARRSVVWSIGLIGGFYLMTIVLGFGAAAVLGTDAVRAAGPSGNTAVPLLALDLGGGAGSTGGTILFAVVAAVAFATILAVVAGVTLASSASVAHDLYATLSRRTGRGALGEVAVARVAAVVTGAVAIGLGLLAQDLNVAFLVGLAFAVAASANLPVLLYSLFWRRFTTRGAVWSVYGGLVPALALVVLSPVVSGGPGAVFPGLDFALFPLENPGLVSVPLGFLAGWLGTLTSPGPADAAGHAEAEVRSLTGAGAA, from the coding sequence TTGACCGGCACGCACCAGGGCCTGGCACTGGCCCTGTTCAGCGTCATCGTCGTGGTCACCCTCGCCATCAGCGCCTGGGCCGGACGGGTGCGGCGGGGATCGCCCGAGGAGTTCTACGCGGGCGGGCGGATGTTCTCCCCCATGGAGAACGGTTTCGCCATCGCCGGTGACTACATGTCCGCCGCCTCCTTCCTCGGGATCTCCGGGCTCATCGCCCTCTACGGCTACGACGGCATGCTCTATTCCGTCGGCTTTCTCGTCGCCTGGCTCGTCGTGCTGTTCCTCGTCGCCGAACTCGTCCGCAACTGCGGCCGGTTCACCCTCGCCGACGTCCTGGCCGCCCGGATGGGCGAACCACGGGTCAGGACGGCCGCGGGCATCTCCTCCGTCACCGTCTCGGTCGTCTACCTGGTCGCCCAGATGGTCGGGGCCGGCAGCCTGATGGCGCTGCTGCTGGGCGGCCCGGGCGGCCGGGCCCGCACCTGGACGGTCATCGGCGTCGGCGCCCTGATGGTCCTCTACGTCACCCTCGGCGGCATGCGGGCCACCACCTGGATCCAGATCGTCAAGGCCGTCCTGCTGATGGGCGGCACGATCGCGCTGACCACGCTCGTGCTGATCCGCTTCCACGGCGACCTCTCGGCCCTGCTCACCACGGCCGCCGACCGCAGCGGTCACGGCCGGGACTTCCTCGCGCCGGGTTTGAAATACGGCGGTGGCTGGACGGCCCGACTGGACTTCATCAGCCTCGGCCTCGCGCTGGTCCTCGGCACCGCCGGGCTCCCGCACATCCTCGCGCGCTTCTCCACCGTGCCGACCGCCCGCGCCGCCCGCCGGTCGGTCGTCTGGTCGATCGGCCTCATCGGCGGCTTCTACCTGATGACGATCGTCCTCGGCTTCGGGGCCGCGGCCGTGCTCGGCACCGACGCCGTGCGCGCCGCCGGCCCGTCCGGGAACACGGCCGTACCGCTGCTCGCCCTCGACCTCGGCGGCGGTGCGGGCTCCACAGGCGGAACGATCCTCTTCGCCGTGGTCGCGGCTGTCGCCTTCGCCACCATCCTCGCGGTCGTCGCCGGGGTCACCCTCGCCTCCTCCGCGTCCGTCGCCCACGACCTCTACGCCACGCTCAGCCGCCGGACGGGCCGCGGGGCGCTCGGCGAGGTCGCGGTCGCACGCGTCGCGGCGGTCGTCACCGGCGCGGTCGCCATCGGCCTCGGGCTGCTCGCCCAGGACCTCAACGTCGCGTTCCTGGTGGGTCTCGCCTTTGCCGTCGCCGCCTCGGCAAACCTTCCGGTGCTGCTCTATTCGCTCTTCTGGCGGCGGTTCACCACGCGCGGCGCCGTCTGGTCCGTCTACGGGGGCCTCGTCCCCGCCCTGGCGCTCGTCGTCCTCTCCCCGGTCGTCTCCGGCGGCCCGGGGGCCGTCTTCCCCGGCCTCGACTTCGCCCTGTTCCCGCTGGAGAACCCGGGCCTGGTCTCCGTGCCGCTCGGCTTCCTGGCCGGCTGGCTCGGCACCCTCACCTCACCCGGACCCGCCGACGCGGCCGGCCACGCCGAGGCCGAGGTGCGCTCACTGACGGGCGCCGGGGCGGCCTGA
- a CDS encoding response regulator, with protein sequence MIEVLVVDDDFRIAEINAAYVARVPGFHVVAKAHHAAQALALLERGGIDLVLLDHYLPDETGLSLVRRMRQHGHLTDVIMVTAARDIATVQTAMRYGALQYLVKPFAFPALRVKLEAYAQLRRTLDDAEEAGQDQVDRIFGTLRTAATAAPLPKGHSAPTAELIRQVLSAAACPLSAHEVAERSGLSRSTAQRYLKRLEESGRLSLTLRYGETGRPEHRYAWAAR encoded by the coding sequence GTGATCGAAGTCCTGGTCGTGGACGACGACTTCCGTATCGCCGAGATCAACGCCGCGTATGTCGCGCGCGTTCCCGGCTTCCATGTCGTGGCCAAGGCCCATCACGCGGCACAGGCCCTGGCCCTGCTGGAGCGCGGTGGTATCGACCTGGTGCTGCTGGACCACTATCTGCCGGACGAGACGGGGCTCTCGCTGGTCCGCCGGATGCGGCAGCACGGCCACCTCACCGACGTGATCATGGTGACCGCCGCCCGGGACATCGCGACCGTGCAGACGGCGATGCGCTACGGCGCCCTGCAGTACCTGGTCAAGCCGTTCGCCTTCCCGGCGCTGCGGGTGAAGCTGGAGGCCTATGCCCAGCTGCGCCGGACCCTCGACGACGCCGAGGAGGCGGGACAGGACCAGGTGGACCGGATCTTCGGCACGCTGCGCACCGCCGCGACCGCCGCTCCCCTGCCCAAGGGCCACTCCGCGCCGACCGCCGAGCTGATCCGCCAGGTGCTCTCGGCCGCGGCGTGCCCCCTGTCGGCACACGAGGTCGCGGAGCGTTCGGGGCTCAGCCGCTCCACGGCGCAGCGCTATCTCAAGCGGCTGGAGGAGTCCGGCAGGCTCAGTCTCACCCTCCGGTACGGCGAGACGGGCCGCCCGGAGCACCGTTACGCCTGGGCGGCGCGCTGA
- a CDS encoding sensor histidine kinase, producing MRPRWPRRVFAQVLLVQLLLTTGVTTLAAGLFLAPLGSQLDDQAEHRALAIAQTTAAQPGLARDLLAHRPAPGGPVQAGAERVRRATGASYVVVVDNRGIRYSHTTPSEIGRHVSTDPGPALTGHEWTGIERGTLGRSARGKVPLRDQRGEIVGAVSVGIAYGSVRALLLDAVPGVLMYAGAALGVGALAAGAVSWRLRKRTHGIELSEISALLDEREAMLHGIREGVLALDRRGRVRLVNDEAQRLLGLGPEATGRPLDDVLPPGRTTDVLAGRVAGADLLTVWGGRVLVANRMETADGGAVATLRDRTELELLGRELDGIRGLTEALRAQDHEHANQLHTIVGLLELGLYEQAVEFVAEVSGAHRATAEQVTERVREPMVSALLVGKSAVAAERGVALRVSEATQLPPRVVDSRDLVTVLGNLVDNALDAAGTVRGGAAGGRPAAEPFVEVELRAEGSTVVLRVSDNGPGVPEGAAELVFTDGWSTKEPPAHRRRGLGLSLVRRLAERYGGSARVGERDGGGAVFTVELPEALLELEGARR from the coding sequence ATGCGCCCCCGGTGGCCCCGCCGCGTCTTCGCCCAGGTCCTCCTCGTCCAGCTGCTGCTCACTACCGGCGTCACCACGCTCGCCGCGGGCCTCTTCCTCGCGCCGCTCGGCTCCCAGCTGGACGACCAGGCCGAGCACCGGGCCCTGGCCATCGCGCAGACCACCGCCGCCCAGCCCGGCCTCGCCCGCGATCTGCTCGCCCATCGGCCGGCCCCGGGCGGCCCGGTACAGGCCGGGGCCGAGCGCGTCCGGCGGGCCACCGGCGCGAGCTATGTCGTGGTGGTCGACAACCGGGGCATCCGCTACTCCCACACCACCCCCTCGGAGATCGGGCGGCACGTCAGCACCGACCCGGGCCCGGCCCTGACCGGCCACGAGTGGACGGGCATCGAGCGCGGCACCCTCGGCCGCTCCGCGCGCGGCAAGGTGCCGCTGCGCGACCAGCGGGGTGAGATCGTCGGCGCCGTCTCCGTGGGCATCGCCTACGGCAGCGTGCGCGCACTGCTGCTGGACGCCGTGCCCGGCGTGCTGATGTACGCGGGCGCCGCGCTCGGCGTGGGCGCGCTGGCCGCGGGCGCCGTCTCCTGGCGGCTGCGCAAGCGCACGCACGGCATCGAGCTCTCCGAGATATCCGCCCTGCTCGACGAGCGTGAGGCCATGCTGCACGGCATCCGCGAGGGGGTGCTCGCCCTCGACCGGCGCGGCCGGGTGCGATTGGTCAACGACGAGGCGCAGCGGCTGCTCGGGCTCGGCCCGGAGGCCACCGGACGCCCGCTCGACGACGTCCTGCCGCCCGGCCGGACCACCGATGTGCTGGCCGGCCGGGTCGCGGGGGCCGATCTGCTGACCGTCTGGGGCGGCCGGGTCCTGGTCGCCAACCGGATGGAAACGGCCGACGGCGGAGCGGTGGCGACGCTGCGCGACCGCACCGAGCTGGAGCTCCTCGGCCGGGAGCTGGACGGCATCCGAGGGCTGACCGAGGCACTGCGCGCCCAGGACCACGAGCACGCCAACCAACTGCACACCATCGTCGGTCTGCTGGAACTGGGCCTGTACGAGCAGGCCGTGGAGTTCGTCGCGGAGGTCAGCGGCGCGCACCGGGCCACGGCCGAACAGGTCACCGAGCGGGTGCGCGAGCCGATGGTCAGCGCCCTGCTGGTGGGCAAGAGCGCGGTCGCGGCGGAGCGGGGAGTGGCGCTGCGGGTGAGCGAGGCGACGCAACTGCCCCCTCGCGTGGTGGATTCCCGGGACCTGGTCACCGTGCTCGGCAATCTCGTGGACAACGCCCTGGACGCCGCCGGGACCGTACGCGGCGGCGCGGCCGGCGGACGGCCGGCGGCCGAGCCCTTCGTGGAGGTGGAGCTGCGGGCGGAGGGCTCCACGGTCGTCCTGCGGGTCTCGGACAACGGCCCGGGCGTCCCCGAAGGGGCCGCGGAGCTGGTGTTCACCGACGGCTGGTCCACCAAGGAGCCGCCCGCGCACCGCCGCCGGGGCCTCGGTCTCTCGCTCGTACGGCGGCTGGCCGAGCGGTACGGCGGCTCGGCCCGGGTGGGCGAACGGGACGGCGGCGGGGCGGTGTTCACGGTGGAACTGCCGGAGGCGCTGCTGGAACTCGAAGGAGCGCGACGGTGA
- a CDS encoding ABC transporter substrate-binding protein — translation MRTFGKLTEVSATLVAGALCLTLAGCADESSSDGASGRSEAVKGDTVKIMVSGLDKVIYLPAVLTQRLGYFQDEGVTVKLLSEPAGVQATTALVSGDVQGVVGFYDHTLDLQAKGKQVQSVVQLARTPGEVEIVSTKAAAHVTSPRDFKGRKLGVTGLGSSTEFLTKYLAVKNGVKVGEITPVAVGAGQTFVSALEQGTIDGGMTTEPTVAQVLAKGLGKVLVDMRTPEGSRAALGGLYPASSLYMNSSWVQSHKETVQKLANAMVRTLKWMAGHTPEEIADKMPADYAKGGKDLYVRAIKNTLPMFTEDGVMPADGPRTVHTVLKSFDPGLKNASVDLEKTYTTEFVRKAG, via the coding sequence ATGCGTACGTTCGGCAAGCTCACCGAAGTCTCCGCGACACTCGTCGCGGGGGCGCTGTGTCTCACCCTGGCCGGCTGTGCCGACGAATCGTCGTCGGACGGGGCGAGCGGGCGCAGCGAGGCGGTCAAGGGCGACACCGTGAAGATCATGGTCAGCGGCCTGGACAAGGTCATCTACCTGCCGGCGGTGCTCACCCAGCGCCTGGGCTACTTCCAGGACGAGGGAGTGACCGTCAAGCTCCTGAGCGAGCCTGCGGGCGTGCAGGCCACCACCGCACTCGTCTCCGGCGACGTCCAGGGCGTGGTCGGCTTCTACGACCACACCCTCGACCTCCAGGCCAAGGGCAAGCAGGTGCAGTCCGTCGTCCAACTGGCCCGGACACCGGGGGAGGTGGAGATCGTCTCGACGAAGGCCGCGGCCCACGTCACCTCGCCCAGGGACTTCAAGGGCCGCAAGCTCGGGGTCACCGGGCTCGGCTCCTCCACCGAGTTCCTCACGAAGTACCTGGCAGTGAAGAACGGTGTGAAGGTCGGCGAGATCACTCCCGTGGCCGTCGGCGCCGGCCAGACCTTCGTCTCCGCGCTCGAGCAGGGCACGATCGACGGCGGCATGACCACCGAACCGACCGTCGCCCAGGTCCTCGCCAAGGGCCTCGGCAAGGTCCTCGTCGACATGCGCACCCCCGAGGGGTCCCGGGCCGCGCTCGGCGGGCTCTACCCCGCGTCGAGCCTCTACATGAACAGCAGTTGGGTGCAGAGCCACAAAGAGACCGTCCAGAAGCTCGCCAACGCCATGGTCAGGACCCTCAAGTGGATGGCCGGGCACACCCCCGAGGAGATCGCCGACAAGATGCCTGCCGACTACGCCAAGGGCGGCAAGGACCTCTACGTCCGCGCGATCAAGAACACGCTGCCGATGTTCACCGAGGACGGCGTGATGCCCGCCGACGGGCCGAGGACCGTCCACACGGTGCTCAAGTCCTTCGACCCCGGTCTGAAGAACGCCTCGGTGGACCTGGAGAAGACCTACACCACCGAGTTCGTCAGGAAGGCCGGCTGA
- a CDS encoding sucrase ferredoxin: MSTCATASRLLTEPLAGTAATAPTWLLLEQPGPWGTDALTSSHLDPAVGRALDAAAEGTGVRIALIRRPGRHADCHEPATQRVFVAHTAPGRSWIRTTGVTDPARLADLGFAALGAGEHGGLWEPYTGDPLALVCTNGKRDRCCALLGRPLAAELTASGGLEVWEVTHIGGHRFAPTLFVLPYGYAYGRATAHGVKNALAAARDGRIAIEDCRGRSAWERPAQAADLAVRELTGEEGADALDVLRTEGAAPLWCVTVGHTDGRAWRVTVAQGAAEPPRPESCGRALGSPARMDVLSIDRLSSSDAALPPAARAGSSLTLSVSRPS, translated from the coding sequence GTGAGCACGTGCGCTACCGCATCCCGCCTCCTGACCGAGCCGCTGGCCGGCACCGCAGCCACCGCACCGACGTGGCTGCTGCTCGAGCAGCCCGGCCCGTGGGGCACGGACGCCCTCACCTCCAGCCACCTCGACCCCGCCGTCGGCCGGGCGCTCGACGCCGCCGCCGAGGGCACCGGCGTGCGGATCGCGCTGATCCGCCGCCCCGGGCGGCACGCCGACTGCCACGAACCGGCCACTCAGCGGGTCTTCGTCGCCCACACCGCGCCGGGCCGTTCCTGGATCCGCACGACCGGCGTCACCGACCCCGCGCGGCTGGCCGATCTGGGTTTCGCCGCCCTCGGGGCGGGTGAGCACGGCGGGCTCTGGGAGCCCTACACCGGGGACCCCCTCGCGCTGGTGTGCACCAACGGCAAGCGCGACCGCTGCTGTGCCCTGCTCGGCCGCCCCCTCGCCGCCGAGCTGACCGCGTCGGGCGGGCTGGAGGTCTGGGAGGTCACCCACATCGGCGGGCACCGGTTCGCGCCGACCCTCTTCGTCCTGCCCTACGGGTACGCGTACGGGCGGGCGACCGCGCACGGCGTCAAGAACGCCCTCGCGGCGGCCCGGGACGGCCGGATCGCGATCGAGGACTGCCGGGGCCGCTCGGCCTGGGAGCGCCCCGCCCAGGCCGCCGACCTGGCGGTGCGGGAGCTGACCGGCGAGGAGGGCGCGGACGCGCTGGACGTGCTGCGGACCGAGGGCGCCGCGCCGCTGTGGTGCGTGACCGTCGGCCACACCGACGGCCGCGCCTGGCGGGTCACCGTCGCGCAGGGCGCCGCCGAGCCGCCGCGGCCGGAGAGCTGCGGCCGGGCGCTCGGCAGCCCGGCCCGGATGGACGTGCTGTCGATCGACCGGCTGTCCTCGTCCGATGCCGCACTGCCCCCCGCGGCCCGGGCGGGCTCGTCGCTGACGCTGTCCGTCAGCCGGCCTTCCTGA